One Williamsia phyllosphaerae DNA segment encodes these proteins:
- a CDS encoding glycoside hydrolase family 3 C-terminal domain-containing protein — MTDPTKDLSLEEKTSLGSGADFWTTKAVGSVPSLMLTDGPHGVRKQTGASDHLGLAGSEPATCFPPAVGLGQCWDPDLIHRVGDALGREARALDVDVLLGPGVNIKRDPRCGRNFEYLSEDPVVAGVLGAAWVRGVQSVGVGTSLKHFALNNAETDRMRSSSDVAPRPMHEIYLHAFAHIVRTARPWTVMCSYNRINGVYAAENHWLLTELLRETWGFDGAVVSDWGAVRDRVAAVRAGLDLEMPGTGPAADTEVVDAVRAGELSQDAVDRAAAAVAELARRVEPGRENAADVDLDAHHRLAREAAARSIVLLKNDTDLLPLTPGTAIAVIGEFAQSPRYQGGGSSHVNPTRLDIPLDEIRAQAGPGAVTFAPGFTTDGSGDAATLREEAVQTAADAEAAVVFLGLGAEQESEGFDRDDIEIPWGQLDLVAAIAQVQPRTVVVLSHGGVLRLQPVTDAVPAIVDGALLGQAGGGAIADVLFGAVNPSGRLTETVPIRVEDCPSYLDFPGENSHVRYGEGIHVGYRGYDARGLEVAFPFGHGLSYTDFEYRDLSVASDETGVDVEITVTNTGQRAGREVVQVYVTKTGSRVVRPPRELKAFATSSVLEPAASETISVRIARADLAFWDERRGDWTVEDGAYVVGVGASSRDIRATDIVDVAGDDDSVPITWQSTLAEALADPAVAAAMADMLPAGASDGGDALGTDIVKIMGSMPLDRLKRFGMGSDALDDLLADD, encoded by the coding sequence ATGACGGACCCGACGAAGGACCTGTCCCTGGAGGAGAAGACGTCCCTCGGTAGCGGCGCGGATTTCTGGACGACGAAGGCGGTCGGCTCCGTTCCGTCGCTGATGCTGACCGACGGTCCGCACGGCGTGCGCAAGCAGACCGGCGCGAGTGACCACCTGGGTCTGGCGGGAAGCGAGCCTGCGACGTGCTTCCCGCCTGCGGTCGGCCTCGGCCAGTGCTGGGACCCCGACCTGATCCATCGGGTGGGCGATGCCCTCGGCCGTGAGGCCCGGGCGCTGGACGTCGATGTCCTGCTCGGGCCCGGGGTCAACATCAAGCGGGATCCGCGCTGCGGCAGAAACTTCGAGTACCTCTCGGAGGACCCGGTAGTCGCAGGCGTACTCGGTGCCGCGTGGGTAAGGGGTGTGCAGAGCGTCGGGGTCGGGACGTCGCTGAAGCATTTCGCCCTCAACAACGCCGAGACCGATCGGATGCGCTCGAGTTCCGACGTCGCCCCTCGGCCGATGCACGAGATCTACCTGCACGCGTTCGCGCACATCGTCCGCACCGCGCGACCGTGGACGGTGATGTGTTCTTACAACCGCATCAACGGTGTGTACGCCGCCGAGAACCACTGGCTGCTGACCGAACTCCTGCGCGAGACGTGGGGATTCGACGGCGCGGTCGTGAGCGACTGGGGTGCGGTGCGCGACCGGGTCGCCGCGGTCCGCGCGGGTCTCGACCTGGAGATGCCGGGCACGGGTCCCGCGGCCGACACCGAGGTGGTCGACGCCGTCCGCGCCGGCGAGCTGTCGCAGGACGCGGTGGATCGTGCCGCCGCGGCGGTGGCCGAACTGGCGCGCCGGGTAGAGCCCGGACGGGAGAACGCGGCCGACGTTGATCTCGACGCCCATCACCGTCTCGCGCGCGAGGCCGCCGCCCGCAGCATCGTCCTGCTCAAGAACGACACCGACCTGCTGCCGCTGACGCCGGGCACCGCGATCGCAGTCATCGGCGAGTTCGCGCAGTCGCCCCGCTATCAGGGCGGTGGCAGCTCCCACGTGAACCCGACGCGGCTCGACATCCCGCTCGACGAGATCCGCGCGCAGGCCGGTCCCGGCGCGGTGACCTTCGCGCCCGGGTTCACCACCGACGGTTCCGGCGACGCCGCGACCCTGCGCGAGGAAGCGGTGCAGACGGCCGCCGACGCCGAGGCGGCCGTCGTCTTCCTCGGACTCGGTGCCGAACAGGAGTCGGAGGGGTTCGACCGCGACGACATCGAGATCCCCTGGGGACAGCTGGATCTGGTGGCGGCGATCGCGCAGGTGCAGCCGCGGACCGTCGTGGTCCTGTCCCATGGCGGCGTGCTGCGTCTGCAACCGGTCACTGATGCGGTCCCCGCCATCGTGGACGGTGCGCTGCTCGGCCAGGCCGGTGGTGGTGCGATCGCCGACGTCCTGTTCGGCGCGGTCAACCCATCGGGTCGCCTGACCGAGACGGTCCCGATCCGTGTGGAGGACTGCCCGTCGTATCTCGACTTCCCGGGCGAGAACTCTCACGTGCGGTACGGCGAGGGTATTCACGTCGGCTATCGCGGCTACGACGCGCGAGGACTGGAGGTGGCGTTTCCGTTTGGACACGGGTTGTCCTACACGGACTTCGAGTACCGCGATCTCTCGGTGGCCTCCGACGAGACCGGTGTCGACGTCGAGATCACCGTCACGAACACAGGTCAGCGGGCGGGGCGCGAGGTGGTGCAGGTCTACGTGACCAAGACCGGGTCGCGGGTGGTCCGACCACCGCGGGAGCTCAAGGCGTTCGCGACGTCATCCGTCCTCGAACCCGCTGCTTCAGAGACGATCTCGGTACGGATTGCGCGCGCCGACCTCGCCTTCTGGGACGAGCGGCGCGGTGACTGGACCGTCGAGGACGGCGCGTACGTCGTCGGGGTGGGCGCGTCGAGCCGTGACATCCGCGCCACCGACATCGTCGACGTGGCCGGTGACGACGACTCGGTCCCGATCACCTGGCAGTCCACCCTGGCCGAGGCGCTGGCCGATCCGGCCGTCGCGGCGGCCATGGCGGACATGCTGCCCGCGGGTGCGTCCGACGGCGGCGATGCCCTGGGCACCGACATCGTCAAGATCATGGGGTCGATGCCGCTGGACCGGTTGAAGCGGTTCGGTATGGGATCCGACGCGCTGGACGACCTCCTGGCCGACGACTGA
- a CDS encoding rod shape-determining protein — MSQVLGVSVTDLQIASVVMEVSTGNVLARNVVDLTDSSPDTVFDAITQLVESAPFAVDAVTVACAQRSMQVSLHNTVTAGAKTDPDWYSRTTITDTPFAFANVAAAQSDQRGVIVVLDLAADAVPFNELSIAAVDTESATVVGAVQLPTGGAREPVTDTPGAQAVAGAFGLLPSTDVGRSGVFVVGPGAEVPGVAPTLEYETQLPVQIASEPTYSAAHGAALHGRNRGVTGSNRTRWLALVGAAVAAAVLAAVVVGVVLFTGDDDEPSPAGSESSVTTSAPTTTTTAPTTTRSRPPSTTTTTTEEQTEEFVPPPAPPQETVTVTQPPRTVTRTTTPPAATTTTTTSSPASSPKPENPSVPAQGNAGGGAANPGGAGGG, encoded by the coding sequence ATGAGTCAGGTACTGGGCGTTTCGGTCACCGATCTGCAGATCGCCTCCGTTGTCATGGAGGTGTCCACCGGCAACGTGCTGGCCCGGAACGTCGTGGATCTGACCGACAGCTCCCCGGACACGGTGTTCGACGCGATCACACAGCTGGTCGAGTCCGCCCCGTTCGCGGTGGATGCGGTCACGGTCGCCTGCGCTCAGCGCAGCATGCAGGTGTCGCTGCACAACACCGTCACGGCCGGAGCCAAGACCGACCCGGACTGGTATTCGCGCACCACCATCACCGACACCCCGTTCGCGTTCGCCAATGTCGCCGCGGCACAGTCGGATCAGCGTGGTGTCATCGTGGTCCTCGACCTCGCCGCGGACGCCGTCCCGTTCAACGAACTGTCCATCGCCGCGGTCGACACCGAGTCGGCGACGGTGGTCGGCGCGGTCCAGCTCCCGACCGGCGGTGCACGTGAACCCGTCACCGACACCCCCGGCGCCCAGGCCGTCGCGGGCGCCTTCGGGCTGCTGCCCTCCACCGACGTCGGACGCAGCGGCGTCTTCGTGGTCGGACCGGGCGCCGAGGTCCCCGGGGTCGCCCCGACGCTGGAGTACGAGACCCAGCTCCCCGTCCAGATCGCGTCGGAACCGACCTACTCCGCCGCCCACGGTGCCGCGCTGCACGGTCGCAACCGTGGCGTCACCGGGAGCAACCGCACACGTTGGCTCGCGCTGGTGGGTGCGGCGGTCGCCGCTGCTGTACTCGCCGCCGTCGTGGTCGGGGTCGTGCTGTTCACCGGAGATGACGACGAGCCGTCTCCCGCCGGGTCGGAGTCCTCGGTGACCACCTCGGCACCGACGACCACCACGACGGCACCGACCACCACGCGGTCACGCCCGCCGTCGACCACCACCACGACCACCGAGGAGCAGACGGAGGAGTTCGTGCCGCCACCTGCGCCGCCGCAGGAGACGGTCACCGTGACCCAGCCTCCGCGTACGGTCACCCGGACGACCACGCCGCCGGCGGCCACCACCACCACCACGACCAGCTCTCCCGCGTCGTCGCCCAAGCCCGAGAATCCGAGCGTGCCTGCCCAGGGCAATGCCGGAGGCGGGGCAGCAAACCCGGGTGGTGCCGGCGGCGGCTAG
- a CDS encoding FAD-binding oxidoreductase, whose protein sequence is MGSHTRSGLGAVRDAIGRDPDRFVSDFYTRLFSVRPELRDLFPATMAHQRTALFGVLDHIFEVIPDPAGHTDLIGFLGQLGHDHRKFGVAPEHYDVFFRSLLAEISSTLGEDFDPATSAITAQALLLATGVMRGAAESARGPATWQARVVEKYRLSRDLAVVRLVTDTPLTYLAGQYIEVQVPQWPRVWRHLSPSIPPNPSGELEFHVRAVPSGTVSTSIVTETAVGDVWTLAQSHGTLAVEPDRDVLLLAGGTGLAPLRSLIIEMSRRVDSRPTHLFYGMRYPGELYDVGTLAQIAGTNPWLTVTVASEEPTNPWWLTRDIDFARLGMEHRIGTVVDVALAHQDWSEHQAIVAGSPEMVESTRRSLIIAGVPASRIQSDPL, encoded by the coding sequence ATGGGAAGTCACACGCGCAGCGGGCTGGGTGCTGTGCGCGACGCGATCGGTCGCGACCCGGACCGGTTCGTCTCCGACTTCTACACGCGCCTCTTCTCGGTGCGCCCCGAGCTCCGTGATCTCTTCCCGGCGACGATGGCGCACCAGCGCACGGCCCTGTTCGGCGTCCTCGACCACATCTTCGAGGTCATCCCCGATCCCGCCGGCCACACCGACCTCATCGGCTTCCTGGGTCAGCTCGGCCACGATCACCGCAAGTTCGGCGTCGCCCCCGAGCACTACGACGTGTTCTTCCGGTCGCTGCTGGCCGAGATCAGCTCGACCCTCGGCGAGGACTTCGACCCCGCGACGTCGGCGATCACCGCGCAGGCGTTGCTGCTGGCCACCGGCGTCATGCGCGGAGCCGCGGAGAGCGCCCGCGGTCCGGCGACGTGGCAGGCACGGGTCGTCGAGAAGTACCGACTCTCGCGCGATCTCGCGGTGGTGCGGCTGGTCACCGACACCCCGCTGACCTATCTGGCGGGGCAGTACATCGAGGTCCAGGTCCCCCAGTGGCCGCGAGTCTGGCGTCATCTGTCGCCGTCGATCCCACCGAACCCATCGGGCGAGTTGGAGTTCCACGTCCGCGCGGTGCCCTCGGGCACGGTGAGCACGTCGATCGTCACCGAGACCGCCGTGGGCGACGTCTGGACGCTCGCACAGAGCCACGGGACGCTCGCCGTGGAACCCGACCGCGACGTGCTGCTGCTGGCCGGCGGCACCGGGCTGGCACCGCTGCGGTCGCTGATCATCGAGATGTCGCGGCGGGTCGACTCCCGCCCGACGCACCTGTTCTACGGCATGCGCTACCCCGGCGAGCTGTACGACGTCGGCACGCTCGCCCAGATCGCGGGCACCAACCCGTGGCTGACGGTGACCGTGGCGTCGGAGGAACCGACGAACCCGTGGTGGCTCACCCGCGACATCGATTTCGCGCGTCTGGGCATGGAGCACCGCATCGGGACCGTCGTCGACGTCGCGCTCGCACATCAGGACTGGTCGGAGCACCAGGCGATCGTCGCGGGGTCACCGGAGATGGTCGAAAGCACCCGACGATCCCTGATCATCGCGGGCGTACCGGCCAGCAGAATCCAGAGCGATCCGCTCTAG
- a CDS encoding amidohydrolase family protein gives MVFGESSSDALADVIPSIIDTHIHQWDPLTTPREASSVARVYRFFPAAGDRLFRLRNQADREFALTPRNLLRPYRPRDYLADIVAVEGATGVPVGSAVHIEAGWHGAEELGPAGETHWIDELPFGEGRSPSLGAIVGHADPRAPHVADLLDAHLRAANHAPFRGIRSMAARHPDPKVRDWTDEDHALTSASFLRGFAEVAARDLSFEAWVYSHQMVDVVRLAREYPEVTIVLDHYATPVGVFGPMGSRTGHTAADRADIYARWRDGIAEVASCPNVVAKHSGLAFPFLGYGHQASGNIGSQATLTDMMGPLIDHTTDVFGPDRVMFGSNYPIDKPNASVAMIVGTLLDVLTPRGPDLLRKVFRDNAIRVYRLDA, from the coding sequence ATGGTCTTCGGTGAGTCGTCCTCGGATGCACTGGCCGACGTCATCCCGTCGATCATCGACACACACATCCATCAGTGGGATCCGCTGACCACGCCGCGTGAGGCGAGCTCGGTGGCACGCGTGTACCGGTTCTTCCCCGCCGCGGGTGACCGGCTGTTCCGGCTACGCAATCAGGCCGACCGGGAGTTCGCGCTGACGCCGCGGAACCTGTTGCGTCCCTATCGGCCGAGGGATTACCTCGCCGACATCGTGGCGGTCGAGGGTGCGACCGGTGTCCCGGTCGGGTCGGCGGTGCACATCGAGGCAGGCTGGCACGGTGCCGAGGAGTTGGGGCCGGCGGGCGAGACGCACTGGATCGACGAGCTCCCCTTCGGCGAGGGTCGTTCGCCGTCGCTCGGAGCGATCGTCGGGCACGCCGATCCGCGCGCTCCGCACGTCGCGGACCTACTCGACGCCCACCTCCGCGCCGCGAACCACGCGCCGTTCCGCGGAATCCGCTCGATGGCGGCGCGCCACCCCGACCCGAAGGTGCGCGACTGGACCGACGAGGACCACGCGCTGACCTCGGCGTCGTTCCTGCGGGGATTCGCCGAGGTCGCCGCGCGTGACCTCAGCTTCGAGGCGTGGGTGTACTCGCATCAGATGGTCGACGTCGTGCGGCTGGCGCGGGAGTACCCCGAGGTCACCATCGTGCTCGACCACTACGCCACACCGGTCGGGGTCTTCGGCCCGATGGGCTCGCGGACCGGGCACACCGCGGCCGACCGTGCCGACATCTACGCGCGATGGCGGGACGGGATCGCCGAGGTCGCCTCGTGTCCGAACGTCGTCGCCAAGCACTCCGGTCTGGCGTTCCCGTTCCTCGGCTACGGGCACCAGGCGTCGGGCAACATCGGCAGCCAGGCGACGCTGACCGACATGATGGGCCCTCTCATCGACCACACCACCGACGTCTTCGGCCCGGATCGGGTGATGTTCGGGTCGAACTACCCGATCGACAAACCGAACGCGTCGGTGGCCATGATCGTCGGCACGCTGCTCGACGTGTTGACACCGCGAGGACCCGATCTGCTCCGCAAGGTGTTCCGCGACAACGCGATCCGCGTCTACCGCCTCGACGCCTGA
- a CDS encoding dynamin family protein yields the protein MQATPDGHEVAQSDGSAARQLGDLLGQMGGVASRADRHDLVQRLEGARTRITDPRLRIVIVGQLKQGKSQFVNSLLNLEVCSVGDDETTAVPTLVQHADTPSAVLVLDQPGAEPTRVPIPIEQIRSITPTTPLAQGRDILRLEISVPSPLLADGLVVIDTPGVGGHGNPHAASTLGLIPSADAVFVVSDASQEFTEPEVVFLRQVTALCPTVACLITKTDLYPHWRAIVDADRGHLTREGIDVPLLPISSMLRSHALRLNDDGLNTESGFADLYTYLREKVVAHADLATRSSVSLDLRSVSEHLALTLGSELAALRDPETAAVAVAGLQRAQTAAGEMQKKSALWQQTLSDGVTDLAADIDHDLRDRLRAVTREAEKAVDEGDPGKDWPQIGEWLEDQIATAVGDNFVWAHEQALWLSQQVAEHFADAAQTHLPDLDISDIDGVFDPVTDLADLESGRLGIGAKALIGMRGSYGGVLMFGLMTTLIGLTLINPISVGAGILLGSKAYRDEKGVRVDQRRAKAKQAIFKYTDDVSFQVGKESRDRLRHIQRSLRDHFTEVAEQASTSINESLRAAQEAASLAQSERAGRMAELERELKAVAALRTVAKQLDPGPEAIELVTPGERIIGA from the coding sequence ATGCAAGCCACCCCCGACGGCCACGAGGTCGCACAGTCCGATGGCTCGGCGGCACGCCAACTCGGCGACCTGCTCGGTCAGATGGGCGGGGTGGCCTCGCGGGCCGACCGCCACGACCTCGTCCAACGGCTCGAGGGTGCGCGCACCCGTATCACCGACCCGCGGTTGCGGATCGTCATCGTCGGTCAGCTCAAGCAGGGCAAGAGCCAGTTCGTGAACTCGCTCCTCAATCTCGAGGTGTGCTCCGTCGGGGACGACGAGACGACCGCTGTGCCGACCCTCGTGCAGCACGCCGACACCCCGTCGGCCGTACTCGTCCTCGACCAGCCCGGCGCCGAACCCACGCGGGTCCCCATCCCGATCGAACAGATCCGGTCGATCACCCCGACCACCCCTCTCGCGCAGGGGCGCGACATCCTGCGTCTCGAGATCAGCGTCCCCAGTCCGCTGCTCGCCGACGGGCTCGTCGTCATCGACACCCCCGGGGTCGGAGGCCACGGCAACCCGCACGCCGCCAGTACGTTGGGCCTGATCCCGTCCGCCGACGCGGTGTTCGTCGTCTCCGACGCCAGTCAGGAGTTCACCGAACCGGAGGTCGTCTTCCTCCGCCAGGTCACCGCGTTGTGCCCCACCGTCGCCTGTCTGATCACCAAGACCGATCTCTACCCGCACTGGCGGGCCATCGTCGACGCCGACCGGGGACACCTGACACGCGAGGGCATCGACGTCCCGCTGCTGCCGATCTCGTCGATGCTGCGCTCACATGCGTTGCGGCTCAACGACGACGGACTCAACACCGAGTCGGGTTTCGCCGATCTGTATACCTACCTGCGGGAGAAGGTCGTCGCGCACGCGGACCTGGCGACGCGCTCGTCGGTGTCGCTCGACCTGCGCTCGGTGTCCGAGCACCTCGCACTGACCCTCGGCAGCGAACTCGCGGCCCTGCGCGACCCGGAGACCGCGGCCGTCGCCGTCGCCGGTCTGCAACGGGCGCAGACCGCGGCCGGTGAGATGCAGAAGAAATCGGCGCTGTGGCAGCAGACGTTGTCCGACGGTGTCACCGATCTGGCCGCCGACATCGACCACGATCTGCGCGACCGACTCCGCGCCGTCACCCGCGAGGCCGAGAAGGCCGTCGACGAGGGCGATCCCGGCAAGGACTGGCCGCAGATCGGGGAGTGGCTCGAAGACCAGATCGCGACCGCGGTGGGCGACAACTTCGTGTGGGCCCACGAGCAGGCGCTGTGGTTGTCGCAGCAGGTGGCCGAGCACTTCGCCGACGCCGCGCAGACCCATCTGCCCGATCTCGACATCTCCGACATCGACGGCGTCTTCGATCCGGTGACCGACCTCGCCGACCTCGAATCCGGACGGCTCGGCATCGGTGCGAAGGCGCTGATCGGGATGCGCGGGTCCTACGGCGGCGTCCTGATGTTCGGTCTGATGACGACGCTGATCGGCCTGACCCTGATCAACCCGATCTCCGTCGGCGCAGGCATCCTGTTGGGCAGCAAGGCATACCGCGACGAGAAGGGGGTCCGCGTCGATCAACGTCGGGCCAAGGCCAAGCAGGCGATCTTCAAGTACACCGACGACGTAAGCTTCCAGGTGGGCAAGGAGTCGCGGGACCGGTTGCGCCACATCCAGCGATCGCTGCGTGATCACTTCACCGAGGTCGCCGAGCAGGCATCGACGTCGATCAACGAGTCGTTGCGCGCCGCACAGGAGGCCGCCTCCCTCGCGCAGTCCGAGCGTGCCGGGCGGATGGCCGAACTCGAGCGGGAGCTCAAAGCCGTTGCCGCGCTGCGCACCGTCGCCAAGCAACTCGACCCAGGTCCCGAGGCCATCGAGCTCGTCACTCCCGGTGAGCGGATCATCGGCGCGTGA
- a CDS encoding LLM class flavin-dependent oxidoreductase: MNSEVCLSRSVVSRPIRFNAFDMNCVAHQSPGLWRHPEDRSWDYNTLDYWVELAKLLETGGFDGLFIADVLGTYDVYAGTDEAAIRQGAQTPVNDPLLLVSAMAYATEHLGFGITTGTGFEHPVPFARRMSTLDHLTKGRIGWNVVTGYLPSAARNMGETDQLAHDARYDHADEYLEVLYKLWEGSWERDAVRRDREAGVFADPAKVHHIGHRGEHFSVPGIHVSEPSPQGSPVIYQAGASPRGLAFAAGNAEAIFVAAPTKPLLRETVSKVRAALVDAGRRPHDARIYTLLTIITDATEEAAQAKAAEYRSYASAEGSMVFMSGWMGIDLSSYDLDEPIGNVESNAIQSAVASFQQASDTGKEWTVGDIAAWGGIGGMGPVLVGSGESIADQLQSWVSETDVDGFNLAYAVSPGTFSDVITHVIPALERRGAYEREYIPGTLRHKLFGEGDRLPDRHRAAGYRVGGVNSTIDDSVRDGIGAGR; the protein is encoded by the coding sequence ATGAACTCCGAAGTCTGTCTATCGAGGAGTGTCGTGTCGCGTCCCATCCGTTTCAATGCCTTCGACATGAACTGTGTCGCCCACCAGTCGCCCGGGCTGTGGCGCCACCCCGAGGACCGGTCGTGGGACTACAACACCCTCGACTACTGGGTGGAGCTGGCCAAGCTGCTCGAGACCGGCGGGTTCGACGGGTTGTTCATCGCCGACGTGCTGGGCACCTACGACGTCTATGCCGGCACCGACGAGGCCGCCATCCGGCAGGGGGCGCAGACGCCCGTCAACGATCCTTTGTTGCTGGTCTCGGCGATGGCGTACGCGACCGAGCACCTCGGCTTCGGCATCACCACCGGCACCGGATTCGAGCACCCAGTCCCGTTCGCGCGCCGCATGTCGACGCTCGACCATCTGACGAAGGGCCGGATCGGCTGGAACGTGGTCACCGGCTACCTGCCGTCGGCCGCGCGGAACATGGGCGAGACCGACCAGCTCGCCCACGACGCCCGGTACGACCACGCCGATGAGTACCTCGAGGTGCTGTACAAGCTGTGGGAGGGCTCGTGGGAACGGGACGCCGTGCGCCGTGACCGGGAGGCCGGTGTGTTCGCCGACCCCGCGAAGGTGCACCACATCGGCCACCGCGGCGAGCACTTCTCCGTCCCCGGCATCCACGTCTCGGAGCCGTCGCCGCAGGGCTCGCCGGTGATCTACCAGGCCGGGGCGTCGCCGCGCGGACTCGCGTTTGCCGCGGGGAACGCGGAGGCCATCTTCGTCGCCGCGCCCACCAAACCGCTGCTGCGTGAGACCGTCTCCAAGGTCCGTGCCGCGCTCGTCGACGCGGGTCGCAGACCGCACGACGCGCGGATCTACACGTTGCTGACCATCATCACCGACGCCACCGAGGAGGCCGCGCAGGCGAAGGCGGCGGAGTACCGCAGCTACGCCAGTGCCGAGGGGTCAATGGTGTTCATGTCGGGGTGGATGGGCATCGACCTGTCGAGCTACGACCTCGACGAGCCGATCGGCAACGTCGAGTCGAACGCGATCCAGTCGGCGGTCGCGTCGTTCCAACAGGCGTCGGACACCGGCAAGGAGTGGACCGTCGGCGACATCGCCGCGTGGGGCGGCATCGGCGGTATGGGTCCTGTGCTCGTCGGATCCGGTGAGAGCATTGCCGATCAATTGCAGAGCTGGGTCTCCGAGACCGACGTCGACGGGTTCAACCTCGCGTACGCCGTCAGCCCGGGCACGTTCTCCGACGTCATCACCCACGTCATCCCGGCCCTGGAGCGGCGCGGCGCGTATGAGCGCGAGTACATACCGGGAACGTTGCGGCACAAGCTGTTCGGTGAGGGCGACCGGCTGCCGGACCGTCATCGCGCGGCCGGTTACCGCGTCGGCGGGGTCAACTCCACCATCGACGACTCGGTGCGTGACGGGATCGGCGCCGGACGCTAG
- a CDS encoding dynamin family protein codes for MSTIDRARELIATAQDLWSDDARIHHELVQCGERLDEPLRIALAGSLKAGKSTLLNALVGQDIAPTDATECTRVVTWYRRGVTPTVTATYDGDRTTEIPVLRPDGRLTFDFGKLTAERVDRLDVTWPARTLRTTTIIDTPGTASLSRDVSALTVDMLTPEDGESGADAVVYLLRTLTGTDTSFLARIGESIGRDSGPLGVVGVVSRADEIGAGRMDAMMSARDVAARFAGELERTGLCQAVVPVAGLLALGARTLREVEYRALVKLAAVAPDDLVVAMLSVDRFVAPTTELPVEPALRATLLDRFGLFGIRLAITLIRLGTPDSPTLASELVARSGLDELRDVIDVQFGQRADQLKSHTALIALGRILAHSDSREASEIRHTADRMLADVHGFAELRLLGRLRTGAIHLPEHHLDELTRVVGGHGIEPTRRLGLAPDDPLEKVRSAAMDAVRTWRARATHPLLDRPTALACSAAARSAEGVLAALPR; via the coding sequence GTGAGCACGATCGACCGGGCCCGCGAGCTGATCGCAACGGCACAGGACCTCTGGTCCGACGACGCCCGCATCCACCACGAACTCGTGCAGTGCGGTGAACGTCTCGACGAGCCGCTGCGCATCGCGCTGGCCGGCTCGCTCAAGGCGGGCAAGTCCACGCTGCTCAACGCCCTTGTCGGACAGGACATCGCACCCACCGACGCGACCGAGTGCACGCGCGTCGTCACGTGGTATCGCCGCGGCGTGACGCCCACGGTCACGGCGACCTACGACGGTGACCGGACCACCGAGATCCCGGTGCTGCGACCGGACGGCCGACTCACCTTCGACTTCGGCAAGCTAACCGCCGAACGCGTCGACCGTCTCGACGTCACGTGGCCCGCCCGCACGCTGCGCACCACGACCATCATCGACACCCCCGGTACGGCGTCGCTGTCCCGCGACGTCTCGGCGCTGACCGTCGACATGCTGACCCCCGAGGACGGGGAGTCCGGCGCCGACGCGGTCGTGTACCTGCTGCGCACCCTCACCGGCACCGACACCTCGTTCCTCGCGCGCATCGGCGAGTCCATCGGGCGTGACTCCGGGCCACTCGGGGTGGTCGGTGTGGTGTCACGGGCCGACGAGATCGGCGCGGGCCGGATGGACGCGATGATGTCGGCGAGGGACGTCGCCGCGCGCTTCGCGGGCGAGCTCGAGCGGACCGGGTTGTGCCAGGCGGTGGTCCCGGTGGCGGGTCTGCTGGCCCTCGGCGCGCGGACGCTGCGTGAGGTCGAGTACCGGGCGCTGGTGAAGCTGGCCGCGGTCGCGCCCGACGACCTGGTGGTGGCGATGCTGTCGGTCGACCGGTTCGTCGCACCGACCACCGAACTGCCCGTGGAGCCGGCCCTGCGCGCGACGCTGCTCGACCGGTTCGGCCTCTTCGGGATCCGGCTGGCCATCACCCTGATCCGCCTGGGGACCCCGGACTCGCCGACGCTGGCGTCGGAGCTCGTCGCACGCAGCGGACTCGACGAACTCCGCGACGTGATCGATGTGCAGTTCGGGCAGCGGGCCGATCAGCTCAAGAGTCACACCGCGCTCATCGCTCTGGGTCGCATCCTGGCGCACAGCGATTCGCGGGAGGCCTCGGAGATCCGGCACACGGCCGACCGGATGCTCGCCGACGTCCACGGGTTCGCCGAGCTACGCCTGCTGGGCCGGTTGCGGACCGGCGCGATCCACCTGCCCGAGCACCATCTCGACGAACTCACCCGGGTCGTCGGTGGACACGGCATCGAACCCACGCGGCGGCTCGGTCTGGCCCCCGACGATCCGCTGGAGAAGGTGCGGTCGGCGGCGATGGACGCGGTACGCACGTGGCGGGCCCGGGCGACGCATCCGCTGCTCGATCGGCCCACCGCGTTGGCCTGCAGTGCCGCGGCTCGGAGCGCCGAAGGGGTCCTCGCGGCTCTGCCGCGCTGA